CGCTTACCTATCACGACCAGGCCAAAAACGAGATGTACTATTTTACCGTCAATGGACAAACGGGAAAAGTCTGTGGAAAACTTCCGGTCGACAGGAGAAAATTGTTGATTCTGTTTGCTGAGATATTCTTCCCGGTCCTGATATTTATGCTTCTGATGGGGTATCTGATATGATAAGACGACAAAGAAACAGGATATCCGCATACATAACAAAGGATAGTCTGCTGCTTCGGCTTCTGCTGTTAGCTTTCATGGCTGTTTTCCTGGCCGGTGCCGTCAGCGGATTTACGGCTTATGCCTCCGGGAAATCTGATCTGGCGGCCGGAGAGAAGAGGGTTTTCGATGAAGCAGGACTGTTTGGGGAAACGGAGAAGAGTTCCATGG
This portion of the Anaerotignum faecicola genome encodes:
- a CDS encoding TPM domain-containing protein, with the protein product MIRRQRNRISAYITKDSLLLRLLLLAFMAVFLAGAVSGFTAYASGKSDLAAGEKRVFDEAGLFGETEKSSM